One Apis cerana isolate GH-2021 linkage group LG15, AcerK_1.0, whole genome shotgun sequence DNA window includes the following coding sequences:
- the LOC108000602 gene encoding uncharacterized protein LOC108000602 isoform X2 — MAELRTFPRSSQRFHSKFVRRGYRSIERSFDSTSPKKKTLALARVVFALPIIVSITVGAMIAHRARDLSPVLGLLLPLILVANGHEFVTPENEVDVNPSNVSSSILNHKMEPRTDGDSSINWSVERKSGGPFSYRRDSYLEALRHSRTSTDPREGIVDAVGTGSFQRRKEQSLGPVYTTKRSEITPLSSSSSRIVHGNSFSMVPSDSYSLPSRTSVDFNGVKSTYGPPQPSYGSPSIYGPPPSSNDYSSYGEYGTNGGGYSPHQPQQAYGAPHGISESVQLSLPSIDFSWPFALKLNAFTLAKILLKLVIFKMIVKFIAIICLLLFIPKLEIKKSDKGNNMQNNDDGDEGRRFLNANSMVWNRLNRLTLVVHDAMKQYGIDMDKPRSSTDKECSTLHCQIRRAFEEQNETWPDYEQLLQNYIMEETRLIQDKS; from the exons ATGGCGGAACTTCGAACGTTCCCTCGCTCATCTCAACGCTTCCATTCGAAATTCGTTCGCCGCGGGtatcgttcgatcgaaagatcgttcgattcgacttctccaaaaaaaaaaacgctcgCGCTCGCGCGAGTTGTGTTCGCTCTTCCAATTATTGTTTCGATTACTGTTGGAGCGATGATCGCGCATCGTGCAAGAGATTTGTCCCCCGTCCTCGGACTTCTATTACCGCTGATCCTTGTCGCGAACGGGCACGAATTCGTGACACCTGAAAACGAAGTCGACGTTAACCCGTCCAACGTTTCGTCGTCTATTCTCAATCACAAGATGGAACCTCGTACCGACGGAGACTCATCCATTAATTGGAGCGTTGAAAGAAAAAGCGGCGGGCCTTTCAGTTATCGACGGGACAGTTATCTGGAGGCTTTAAGGCACTCTCGCACAAGCACAGATCCCCGTGAGGGGATCGTCGACGCGGTTGGAACTGGATCGTTTCAACGAAGGAAGGAGCAATCGTTGGGGCCGGTTTACACGACGAAACGTTCCGAGATAActcctctttcctcctcctcctctcgaaTCGTTCACGGGAACTCTTTCTCCATGGTGCCCAGCGACTCTTATTCCCTACCTAGTCGAACGTCCGTCGATTTTAACGGAGTTAAAAGTACTTACGGACCGCCCCAACCTTCTTACGGATCACCTTCTATCTACGGGCCTCCTCCATCTTCCAACGATTATTCTTCTTACGGGGAGTACGGGACAAACGGAGGTGGTTACTCGCCGCACCAGCCACAGCAAG ctTATGGAGCGCCGCACGGGATATCCGAGTCTGTGCAACTCTCCCTTCCGTCCATCGACTTCTCGTGGCCGTTCGCGCTCAAGCTGAACGCCTTCACCCTTGCCAAGATACTTCTCAAGCTGGTCATTTTTAAGATGATCGTCAAGTTCATCGCTATTATTTGTTTGTTGCTGTTCATCCCGAAACTCGAGATCAAGAAAAGTGACAAGGGGAATAATATGCAGAATAATGACGATGGAGACGAAGGACGTCGTTTTCTGAACG CAAACTCGATGGTGTGGAACAGGTTGAATCGCTTAACCTTGGTTGTGCACGACGCGATGAAGCAATACGGAATCGATATGGATAAACCACGATCGAGCACCGATAAAGAATGCTCGACGCTTCACTGCCAAATACGAAGAGCCTTCGAAGAACAAAATGAAACTTGGCCGGATTACGAACAACTGTTGCAGAACTATATCATGGAGGAAACTCGGCTCATACAAGACAAATCTTAA
- the LOC108000602 gene encoding uncharacterized protein LOC108000602 isoform X1: MAELRTFPRSSQRFHSKFVRRGYRSIERSFDSTSPKKKTLALARVVFALPIIVSITVGAMIAHRARDLSPVLGLLLPLILVANGHEFVTPENEVDVNPSNVSSSILNHKMEPRTDGDSSINWSVERKSGGPFSYRRDSYLEALRHSRTSTDPREGIVDAVGTGSFQRRKEQSLGPVYTTKRSEITPLSSSSSRIVHGNSFSMVPSDSYSLPSRTSVDFNGVKSTYGPPQPSYGSPSIYGPPPSSNDYSSYGEYGTNGGGYSPHQPQQGETRAYGAPHGISESVQLSLPSIDFSWPFALKLNAFTLAKILLKLVIFKMIVKFIAIICLLLFIPKLEIKKSDKGNNMQNNDDGDEGRRFLNANSMVWNRLNRLTLVVHDAMKQYGIDMDKPRSSTDKECSTLHCQIRRAFEEQNETWPDYEQLLQNYIMEETRLIQDKS; this comes from the exons ATGGCGGAACTTCGAACGTTCCCTCGCTCATCTCAACGCTTCCATTCGAAATTCGTTCGCCGCGGGtatcgttcgatcgaaagatcgttcgattcgacttctccaaaaaaaaaaacgctcgCGCTCGCGCGAGTTGTGTTCGCTCTTCCAATTATTGTTTCGATTACTGTTGGAGCGATGATCGCGCATCGTGCAAGAGATTTGTCCCCCGTCCTCGGACTTCTATTACCGCTGATCCTTGTCGCGAACGGGCACGAATTCGTGACACCTGAAAACGAAGTCGACGTTAACCCGTCCAACGTTTCGTCGTCTATTCTCAATCACAAGATGGAACCTCGTACCGACGGAGACTCATCCATTAATTGGAGCGTTGAAAGAAAAAGCGGCGGGCCTTTCAGTTATCGACGGGACAGTTATCTGGAGGCTTTAAGGCACTCTCGCACAAGCACAGATCCCCGTGAGGGGATCGTCGACGCGGTTGGAACTGGATCGTTTCAACGAAGGAAGGAGCAATCGTTGGGGCCGGTTTACACGACGAAACGTTCCGAGATAActcctctttcctcctcctcctctcgaaTCGTTCACGGGAACTCTTTCTCCATGGTGCCCAGCGACTCTTATTCCCTACCTAGTCGAACGTCCGTCGATTTTAACGGAGTTAAAAGTACTTACGGACCGCCCCAACCTTCTTACGGATCACCTTCTATCTACGGGCCTCCTCCATCTTCCAACGATTATTCTTCTTACGGGGAGTACGGGACAAACGGAGGTGGTTACTCGCCGCACCAGCCACAGCAAGGTGAGACACGAG ctTATGGAGCGCCGCACGGGATATCCGAGTCTGTGCAACTCTCCCTTCCGTCCATCGACTTCTCGTGGCCGTTCGCGCTCAAGCTGAACGCCTTCACCCTTGCCAAGATACTTCTCAAGCTGGTCATTTTTAAGATGATCGTCAAGTTCATCGCTATTATTTGTTTGTTGCTGTTCATCCCGAAACTCGAGATCAAGAAAAGTGACAAGGGGAATAATATGCAGAATAATGACGATGGAGACGAAGGACGTCGTTTTCTGAACG CAAACTCGATGGTGTGGAACAGGTTGAATCGCTTAACCTTGGTTGTGCACGACGCGATGAAGCAATACGGAATCGATATGGATAAACCACGATCGAGCACCGATAAAGAATGCTCGACGCTTCACTGCCAAATACGAAGAGCCTTCGAAGAACAAAATGAAACTTGGCCGGATTACGAACAACTGTTGCAGAACTATATCATGGAGGAAACTCGGCTCATACAAGACAAATCTTAA
- the LOC108000602 gene encoding uncharacterized protein LOC108000602 isoform X3 produces the protein MAELRTFPRSSQRFHSKFVRRGYRSIERSFDSTSPKKKTLALARVVFALPIIVSITVGAMIAHRARDLSPVLGLLLPLILVANGHEFVTPENEVDVNPSNVSSSILNHKMEPRTDGDSSINWSVERKSGGPFSYRRDSYLEALRHSRTSTDPREGIVDAVGTGSFQRRKEQSLGPVYTTKRSEITPLSSSSSRIVHGNSFSMVPSDSYSLPSRTSVDFNGVKSTYGPPQPSYGSPSIYGPPPSSNDYSSYGEYGTNGGGYSPHQPQQGETRAYGAPHGISESVQLSLPSIDFSWPFALKLNAFTLAKILLKLVIFKMIVKFIAIICLLLFIPKLEIKKSDKGNNMQNNDDGDEGRRFLNG, from the exons ATGGCGGAACTTCGAACGTTCCCTCGCTCATCTCAACGCTTCCATTCGAAATTCGTTCGCCGCGGGtatcgttcgatcgaaagatcgttcgattcgacttctccaaaaaaaaaaacgctcgCGCTCGCGCGAGTTGTGTTCGCTCTTCCAATTATTGTTTCGATTACTGTTGGAGCGATGATCGCGCATCGTGCAAGAGATTTGTCCCCCGTCCTCGGACTTCTATTACCGCTGATCCTTGTCGCGAACGGGCACGAATTCGTGACACCTGAAAACGAAGTCGACGTTAACCCGTCCAACGTTTCGTCGTCTATTCTCAATCACAAGATGGAACCTCGTACCGACGGAGACTCATCCATTAATTGGAGCGTTGAAAGAAAAAGCGGCGGGCCTTTCAGTTATCGACGGGACAGTTATCTGGAGGCTTTAAGGCACTCTCGCACAAGCACAGATCCCCGTGAGGGGATCGTCGACGCGGTTGGAACTGGATCGTTTCAACGAAGGAAGGAGCAATCGTTGGGGCCGGTTTACACGACGAAACGTTCCGAGATAActcctctttcctcctcctcctctcgaaTCGTTCACGGGAACTCTTTCTCCATGGTGCCCAGCGACTCTTATTCCCTACCTAGTCGAACGTCCGTCGATTTTAACGGAGTTAAAAGTACTTACGGACCGCCCCAACCTTCTTACGGATCACCTTCTATCTACGGGCCTCCTCCATCTTCCAACGATTATTCTTCTTACGGGGAGTACGGGACAAACGGAGGTGGTTACTCGCCGCACCAGCCACAGCAAGGTGAGACACGAG ctTATGGAGCGCCGCACGGGATATCCGAGTCTGTGCAACTCTCCCTTCCGTCCATCGACTTCTCGTGGCCGTTCGCGCTCAAGCTGAACGCCTTCACCCTTGCCAAGATACTTCTCAAGCTGGTCATTTTTAAGATGATCGTCAAGTTCATCGCTATTATTTGTTTGTTGCTGTTCATCCCGAAACTCGAGATCAAGAAAAGTGACAAGGGGAATAATATGCAGAATAATGACGATGGAGACGAAGGACGTCGTTTTCTGAACG gttaA